The genome window GCACAGTTGCAAAGAACTTTCCCAGTGCAAAATTACATAACCTCTTTGAGGCTAAGtgcaaaatgtttataataacTATTTGTGTTTTCATACAAATAATTGTGAGCTTCTTGTGTGGTTGTTAATGTTTATATCCGTCTACCTACCCAACCATATAGCTTGAAACATGCGTCTAACCTCGATCCTGAACGGTGCCCATTTCGGCAACCTTGCCAAGGTCCACGGCATTGTGACCTACAAGCTGTCTCCCTTTGAGCAGCGCGCCTTCGCCGGTGCCATCAGCAAGGGTCTGCCCAACATTGTGCGTCGCATCCGCTCCAACAT of Drosophila nasuta strain 15112-1781.00 chromosome 3, ASM2355853v1, whole genome shotgun sequence contains these proteins:
- the LOC132794514 gene encoding cytochrome b-c1 complex subunit 8; the encoded protein is MRLTSILNGAHFGNLAKVHGIVTYKLSPFEQRAFAGAISKGLPNIVRRIRSNIFRVTPPFILGYLIYDLTERKHAALLRKNPADYANDE